In one Nostoc sp. KVJ3 genomic region, the following are encoded:
- a CDS encoding aldo/keto reductase, with protein sequence MLYRRFGRTELQMPVFSCGGMRYQFKWEDVPSNEIPADNQANLEATIRRAVEVGINHIETARGYGTSEMQLGRILPKFPREKLIVQTKISPKEDAKEFRETFEQSLKNLQLDYVDLLGLHGINHAESLDYSIRPGGCLEVAQQLQAEGKVRFIGFSTHGSTECIVQTINTNQFDYVNLHWYYINQWNWTAIEAAKRHDMGVFIISPSNKGGLLYEPPQKLVNLCAPLSPMVFNDLFCLSHQEVHTLSVGAAKPQDFDEHLKTLELVDRAWSILPPILARLEKEAIATLGEDWVKSWETNLPTFDQTPGEVNIRVILWLRNLAIAYDLVNYAKMRYNLLGNGSHWFPGNKADRLDELNLGQCLARNPHADKIPQLLEQAHQMLAGEAVKRLSKT encoded by the coding sequence ATGCTATATAGACGATTTGGACGCACAGAATTACAGATGCCAGTGTTTTCCTGCGGTGGCATGAGATATCAGTTCAAGTGGGAGGATGTTCCCAGTAATGAAATTCCTGCTGATAACCAGGCGAATCTGGAAGCGACGATTAGAAGGGCAGTTGAGGTTGGGATTAATCATATTGAAACCGCTCGTGGGTATGGCACTTCCGAAATGCAATTGGGAAGAATATTACCCAAGTTTCCCCGCGAAAAATTGATTGTTCAGACAAAAATCAGTCCAAAGGAAGATGCGAAAGAATTCCGCGAGACATTTGAACAATCGTTGAAAAATCTCCAGCTAGATTATGTTGACCTTTTAGGATTGCACGGCATCAACCATGCTGAGTCATTAGATTACAGCATCCGTCCTGGTGGCTGTTTGGAAGTAGCGCAGCAGTTGCAAGCTGAGGGAAAAGTCAGATTTATTGGCTTTTCTACACACGGATCAACAGAGTGCATTGTGCAGACAATTAATACTAATCAATTTGATTATGTAAATCTGCACTGGTACTACATTAATCAATGGAATTGGACAGCAATTGAAGCAGCTAAACGCCATGATATGGGGGTGTTTATCATTAGCCCATCTAATAAAGGAGGCTTATTGTATGAACCTCCACAAAAATTAGTAAATCTTTGTGCCCCATTGAGTCCAATGGTGTTTAATGATTTGTTTTGTTTGAGTCATCAAGAAGTGCATACCCTGAGTGTGGGAGCAGCAAAACCACAAGATTTTGATGAACACTTGAAGACTTTAGAATTAGTAGATCGGGCATGGTCAATTTTGCCACCAATTTTAGCCAGGTTAGAAAAAGAAGCGATCGCTACTCTAGGAGAAGATTGGGTAAAATCCTGGGAAACGAATCTACCAACTTTTGACCAAACCCCTGGTGAGGTAAATATTCGGGTGATTTTGTGGCTGCGGAATTTAGCGATCGCCTACGATTTGGTAAACTATGCCAAAATGCGTTACAACCTGCTTGGTAATGGCAGTCATTGGTTTCCTGGTAACAAAGCCGATCGGCTAGACGAATTGAACTTGGGGCAATGTCTTGCCCGCAATCCTCACGCTGATAAAATCCCCCAACTTCTAGAACAAGCGCATCAAATGTTGGCAGGTGAGGCAGTCAAACGTCTATCTAAAACTTGA